Proteins co-encoded in one Scatophagus argus isolate fScaArg1 chromosome 11, fScaArg1.pri, whole genome shotgun sequence genomic window:
- the LOC124067088 gene encoding gamma-crystallin M3-like gives MVLLCFQIIFYEDRNFQGRHYETSSDCPELTSYLSRCHSCRVESGCFMVYDRPNYMGNQYFMRRGEYADYMSMMGMSDCIRSCRMIPMHRGSFRMRIYERENFGGQMYELMDDCDNIMDRYRMSDCMSCNVMDGHWLMYEQAHYRGRMMYLRPGEYRSFREMGYSGMRFMSMRRIRDSCY, from the exons ATGGTACTGCTATGTTTTCAGATCATCTTCTACGAGGACAGGAACTTCCAGGGCCGTCACTATGAGACCAGCAGCGATTGCCCTGAGCTGACCTCCTACCTGAGCAGGTGCCACTCCTGCAGGGTGGAGAGCGGCTGCTTCATGGTCTACGACCGTCCCAATTACATGGGAAACCAGTACTTCATGAGGAGGGGCGAGTACGCTGACTACATGAGCATGATGGGAATGTCAGACTGCATCAGGTCTTGCCGTATGATCCCCATG cACAGAGGATCATTCAGGATGAGGATCTATGAGAGGGAGAACTTCGGTGGTCAGATGTATGAGCTGATGGACGACTGTGACAACATCATGGACCGTTACCGTATGTCCGACTGCATGTCCTGCAATGTGATGGACGGCCACTGGCTGATGTACGAGCAGGCCCACTACAGAGGCAGGATGATGTACCTGAGACCTGGAGAGTACAGGAGCTTCAGGGAGATGGGATACAGCGGCATGAGGTTCATGAGCATGAGGCGTATCAGGGATTCTTGCTACTAA